CCAGGCGCGCGGAACGCTATGCCGACAAGCTCGCCCAGCTCGCGCCCAATGCCGGCCATCTCGTGCACATGCCCGCGCACATCTATTTCGTGGTCGGCCGCTATCGCGATTCGCTCGCGACCAACCTGAAGGCGGTGAAAGTCGACGAAACGTACCTCGCCGCGCGCAAGCCGTCCGGCGTCTATCCGCTCGGCTATTACCCGCACAACGTGCACTTCGTGATGGTGTCGGCGCAGATGGGCGGCGACGGCGATACCGCCATCGCCGCGGCGGAGAAGCTCGCTGCGCTCATCCCCTCGGAGGCCGCACGCGACGTGCTGATGCTCCAGCCGATCAAGGCCGCGCCCTACTTCGCGCACGCGCAGTTCAGCGAAGCGGGCACGGTGATGCGCCTGCCGCGTCCGGCGATCGACCTGCCGTTCGTCGAGACTGCGTGGCGTTACGCGCGAGGCATCGCCAGCGCGCAGAACGGCGACGTGAAAGGCGCCGCGCGCGAGCTCGAAGAGCTCGAGCGCATCAACGCCGCCAACGATTACAAGGCGTTCGAGCCGCTCAATATCCCCGCGAAAGAGGTCGGAAAGATCTCGGCGCACGTGCTGCGCGCGCGGATCGCGCAGGCCGGCGGCGACCTCGATGCGTCGATCCGCGAGCTCGAAGCCGCCATCGCGCTCCAGGACAAGCTGCCTTACATGGAGCCGGCGTACTGGTACTACCCCATCCGCCAGACGCTCGGCGCGGTGCTGCTGCTCAAAGGCGACCCCAGGGCCGCCCGCGACGCTTTCGGCGGCGCGCTGGCCCGCACCCCGAACAATGCCTGGGCGCTCTACGGCCTGGCGCAGGCGTACGAGAAGGAAGGACTGAAGCGCGAAGCCAGGGCGGTCGAAGCGCGCTTCCAGCGCGCGTGGATGGGCAACGGCAAGAAGAAGATCGTGCTCGCGGCGTTATAGATGCGCCGCGCGATCAAGATCTTCGGCTTCATCGCGCTCGTCATCGCGGCGTACGTCGGGCACTGGTTCTGGCAGGACGACCACGCGCGTACCGCCGCTTCGGCTTTCTGCGATTCGATCGCGATCGGCTCGCCGATGGACGCCGCGGCGGAAAAGCTCGGCGGCATGCCCGACGTGCGGCACGGGTTCATCAAGAACGAGGGCACGTATTTCGCGAGCTTTCGCGGTCCGATCTTCAACGCCTACACGTGCGAGCTGAAGATCGCGGACGGCAAGGTGACATCGAAGACGGTCGTCGAGCCGGTCGATTGAGCGGTGCGCCGGCACGCACCCTCTACAATAGCCGCCCATGGCGGACACACTCACCGAGCTCGACGTCAAAGGCTACAACTGTCCCATTCCGCTGCTGCGGGCGAAAAAAGCGCTGGCGACGATGGCGCCGGGCGACCTGCTGCGGATACGGACCACCGATCCCGGCGCCGAGATCGACTTCAGGGTGTTCGCCGACGCGAGCGGCAACGAGCTCGTTTCCCTCGATGAGGCCGACGGCGTGCTGACGCTGGTCATGCGCAAGCGCGCCTAGCCGCGATCATTCCCCTCGTATTCCCGCCTCTTTCACCACCTTGTTCCAGCGTGGGATCTCTTCGCGGATGAGCTTCGCGAAATCGCCGGGACTCCCGCCGACGATCTCGAAGCCGACGTCCGCCATGCGCTGCCTGACGTCGGGAAGCTCGAGCGCGCGATTCACCGCGGCATTCACCTTGTCGACGATCGCGCGAGGCGTGCGGGCGGGCGCGAGGAGCCCGTACCACGCGTCGGTCGAGAAGCCGGGAAAACCCTGCTCGGCGATCGTCGGCACCTCGGGAAACGCGAACGAGCGCTTGAGACCGGTCGTGAAGATCGGCCGCAGCCTCCCCGCCTTGGCGTGAGGCGTCACCGCGGTCATGCCGATGATGATGAGCGGGATCTGCCCCGACACCGCGTCGGTCACCGCCTGCCCGCCGCCTTTGTAAGGCACGTGCTGCATCTTCACGTTCGCCATGCGGTTCAGGAGCTCTCCGGTGAGATGGCCCATGCTGCCGACGGCCGCGGTGCCGAACGAGATCGCACCGGGTTTTGCGCGCGCGACGGCGAGCAGCTCCTGGAGGTTCTTCGCCTGAACGCCCGGATGCACCGCGCCGATGCTGGGCGCGCTCACGATGTGCGAGATCGGCGCGTAGTCCTTGATCGGGTCGTACGGAAGCTTGGGATTCAGCGCCTGCGCAGTGCCGAGGTTGGCGATATAGCCGAGCACCAGCGTGTAGCCGTCGGGCGCCGCGCGCGCGACGATCTCCATGCCGATGACGCCGTTCGCGCCCGCGCGATTGTCGACCACGACCTGCCTGCCCCATTCGGCCGCGAGCTTCTGCCCGATCACTCGCGCGACGATGTCGGTGCTGCCGCCGGCGACGAAAGGGACGACGAGGCGGACGGGACGCGACGGATAATCGGTCGCTTGCTGCGCAGCGCTCGCGACCGACGCGGCGAGCCCGATCGTCATTCCCGCGAAGGCGACCGTCGTCATTCCCGCGGAAGCGACCGTCGTCATTCCCGCGAAGGCGACCGTCGTCATTCCCGCGAAGGCGACCGTCGTCATTCCCGCGAAGGCGGGAATCCATTTTGAAGTCACCGACTTCATTGCTGAGGTATCCCCGCTGCCTTGATGAGCTTCGCGTACTTCTCGCTCTCGTGGCGGATGTACGCCGCCATCTCCTCCGGCTGCCCGGGCGCGACCATGAAGCCGAGGTCGTCGTAGCGCTTCTTCACTTCGGGCCGCGCGAGCGCCGCGAGCGCGGCCTTGTGCACCGCTGCGGCGATGTCCTTCGGCGTCCTCAAAGGCACCATCAAGCCCGCCCATGACAGCACTTCGAAACCCGGCAGCGTCTCGGCGATCGGCGGCACGTCGGGCAGCTCGGGCACGCGCTTGAGCGCGGTGACCCCGAGCGGACGTATGCGGCCTGCGCGTATGCTCGAAAGCCCGGTCGCGAGCGGCGTGAAATACACCGACGTCTCTCCCGAGAGGATCGACGTCAGCGCCGGGCCGCCGCCCGCGTAGCCCACCGGCGCCAGCTTCACGTCGGCGAGGCGGTTGAAATACTCGCCGGAGAAATAGGTGCCGCTGCCGGTCCCCGCATGACCGAAGTTGATGTCGCCGGGCCGCGCCCTGGCGAGCGCGATGAGCTCGCGAATCGTCTTCACAGGCAGCGAAGGATGCACCGTCGCCACGAACGCCGACGTCGCGACCAGCGTCAGCGGCTGGAAATCGTTCGCCAGATCGTAGTTGAGCTTGCGATACAGCGCCGCGTTGATGCTGTGGTTGGTGTGCGAGAGAAAGATCGTATAGCCGTCGGGCGGCGCTTTCGCCGCGATCTCGGCGCCGATGTTGCCGCCGGCTCCGGCGCGGTCGTCGACGAGGACCTGCTGTCCCATCACCTGCGACATGCCCTGCGCGAGCACGCGCGCGACGGTGTCGGGATTGCTGCCCGCGGAGCTCGCGACGATCATGCGCAGCGGCTTCGCGGGATAGGACTGCGCGTGCGCCGCGCATGCGGGCAGCGCGCAGGCGATGAACGTCACGACCAACCGACCATGGATCACGGTCCAGCCCTCCTCGGGGCCCGTCTTGGTGCGGGCGCGACGATGATTCTACAATCGCCGGACCAACAACGAGGGAGGAGATCGAACGTGAACTCGCGTCGCACGTTTCTCAAGCTCGGCGGAGCCGCTCTCGCATCGACCGCACTGCCCGCAGTCGGCGCGACACAGGCATGGCCCGCGCGTCCGGTCCGGGTGATCATTCCTTTCGGCGCGGGCTCGACGATCGACATCCTGGGGCGCGTCGTCTGCGAGCAGCTCAGCGTGGCGCTCGGCCAGCCTTTCGTCGTCGACAATCGCGGCGGCGCGGGAGGAACGATCGGGACCGCGGTGGTCGCCAAAGCCGAGCCCGACGGCCACACCATCCTCATCAACGCGTCGGCCCACACGGTCGCGCCGGCGGCTTACGCTCACCTGCCGTACGATCCGCAGCGCGACATCGCGGCAGTGGCGATGATCGGCGTCGTGCCGAACGTCGTCGTGGTCGCGCCTTCGAAAGGCATCAAGACGCTCAGGCAGCTCGCCGACGCCGCGAAGAAAGGCAACATGTCGTACGCGTCCGCGGGCGTGGCGAGCGCCAGCCACTGGGGCGCCGAGCGCTTCCGCCTGAGCGCCGGTTTCACCGGGACCCACGTACCGTTCAAGGGCGGTATCGAAGCGCTCACCGACGTGATGGCCGGGCGGGTCGACTGGATGAGCAACGGCGTGTCCTCGGCGATGCAGTTCATCCAGCAGGGCCGGCTGCTGCCGCTGGGGGTCGCGACGCGCAAACGCTCGGCGGCGCTGCCCGACGTTCCGACGACGATCGAAGCGGGTTTCCCCGACAGCGACTACACGTTCTGGAACGCGGTGCTCGCGCCGGCCAGGACGCCGCGATGGATCGTCGACAAGCTGTACGCCGAGACGACGAAGGTGCTGAAGATCCAGGCGGTGCAGGACAAGCTCAAGCCGCTCGGGGTCGAGCCGATGCCGCTCGCGCCGAAGGAGTTCGACGCGATGATCGCGCAGGAGATCAAGACCAACATCGCGCTGGCGAAGCAGGCGGGATTGAAGCTGAACTGACGTGTCGGCGGCGCGTTACGACGCACCCTGCAACGGCTGTTGCTCGAGTGCGCGGACGAGCGCCTCCGGGAAGCGGCGCGCGCCCGTCGCTTCGGCGAGCTCGGCGAGGAAGGCTTCGCGGCGCTCCGCTTTCACCGAATCGCGCACGAGGTTGCGCGCGAGCTGCAGCGCGAACACGTGGACGTCGCCGGCGTCACCGCGCTCGATGTCGTCTTCGAGCGCCCATAATCCCAGCAGCAGCGCTTTCGCGTCGCTTTCCGAAACGATCGCCGAGCGGTTGACGAGCTGCAGGAGCAAGGGCGCGAGCCGCCCGTCGTCGAGATACTCGCGCAGCAGCCCGGTCACCGCGGCGGCGCTGCCGAAGCGCCGGCGCAGGAACAGCACCTCGCTCTCGGATACGAGGGGTTCGGGCACACCGAGCCGGAAATAGCCTGGGAACGACGCCGCCGACGCCACACGCGCAGCGCCCGTTTCGACCGCAACGCCGGTCAATGCCGGGAACAGGCAGCGGCACACGCCGTCGATCGCCGCTCGCACGTCTTCGGGCGCGGCCCTCAGCAGGTCTTCGTAACGCGCGCGCCGCTCGGACGCTTCGTCGCCGCTCGCGCTCGAGGTGAAGAGCGTGCGGTTCGCCGCCATCACCGCGTACACGCGCGGCGCGAAATAGCGGATCGCTTCGATCCCGATGAAGTCGATCGTGTCGATCGCATCCTCGCCCGCGAGACCGAACGCGTAGCGCAGCGAAGCGGTGTAGCCGCCGATGTCGGCGATGGTGCAGAAGAGCGGCGGCAGCGCGGCATAGACGAGATCGCGCCACCGCTCGTCGTCGTCCGGCACGCGCGAGTCTCCGTGGATGCGCGACACCGTCTCGCGCAGGCGCGCGAACAGCACGTGATCGAGCTCCTGCCGGCTCGGCTCGGGCAGCGTGAACGCGATGTGCACGAGCGCCTTGAGCGTGTCGTCGCCGGGCCTGTCGTCTTCCTGCAGGCACGCGGCGACGCGCTTCCTGTCGTAGCTCAACAGGAACACGAGATTGGGCAGGCTCGCCGCGATCCTGACGAGCTTCATCACGATGCGGGTCTGCTGCTCGTCGATGCGGTCGACGTCGTCCATCACGACCACGAGCCGGCCGGGCAGGTTCGCGAGCTTGTCGTGGATGGGGCCGCGCGCTTCGTGCGGGCTGTTGCGCTCGCGATCGTAGGCGACGCGCACCGTATCGGGTTGCTGCGCCGAGAGGCGCAATGAACGCGCCGCGGTCTCTCTCAGCCTCGCTCCGTACGACTGCGCCTGGTGCGGCGCCACCGCGCTTTCGCCGGGCGTGAGCGCCGCGGCGAGCGCCGCGACGAACTCGGACATGAGCTCGCGCTGCTCGGATACGCTCCACGGGTTGAAAGGCAGCACGACAGCAAAGCCGATCTCGTCGAGCGCCTTCAGCACGAGCCCGGTGAACTCGACCTTGCCCGCCCCCCACGCGCCTTCGATGCCGACCACGAGCGCTTCGCGGCCGCGGTAGCTGCCGATCAGCGCAGCGACGCGCCGTGCGAGCGCCACGCGCTCGGGACGATAGGCGTGCGGATGATCGCTGCGGCGATCCACCGCGCCTTCGCTCGCCGGCGCTGTCGGCATATCGGCCCCCCGGGCTCAGTCGACCTGTATCTTCGCAGCTTTCACGACCTCGGTGTATTTCGCGATCTCGCGCTTGATGAGCGCGCCGAACGCTTCCGGCGTGCCGCCCGCCGGCTCGAGCCCCTGCGCCGCGAGCGTGTCGGTCATGCCGGGCAGCTTGAGCGTCTTCTGGAAATCGCTGTTGAGCTTCTGCACGAGCGGCTTCGGCGTCTTGATCGGCACCATCACGCCCTGCCAGTTCGAGACTTCGAAGTTCGCGACGCCCGATTCCGCGACGGTCGGCAGGTCGGGCGCGGCGGCCGCGCGCTTCGCGGTGGTGACCGCGAGCCCTCTCAGCTTGCCGCTCTTCACGTGAGGCAGCACCGGCGGCATGGTGCTGAAGATCATCTGCACGCGGCCGGTCATGAGATCGGTCAGCGCGGCATTCGCGCCTTTGTACGGCACGTGGACGATATCGGTGGCGGTGGCGTACTTGAAGAGCTCGGCCGCCATGTGCAGCGAAGAGCCCGGACCGGCCGAGGCGTAATTGAGCTCGCCGGGCTTCGCTTTGGCGAGCGCGATCAGCTCTTTCACGTTCTTCGCCGCGACTCCGGGGTGCACCGCGAGCACGAACGCCGACGTCGCGAGCAGGCTCACCGGCGCGAAATCCCTGAGCGGGTGGTACGGCAGGTCGCGCCGCAGCGACGGGATCTGCGCGAGATTGCCGACGCTGCCGAGGAACAGCGTGTAGCCGTCCGGCGCCGCGGTGGCCGCGGTTTGGGCGCCGATCAGGCCGCCCGCGCCGCCGCGGTTGTCGACGACGACCTGCTGGCCGATGACTTCGGTGAAACGGTTGCCGACAGCGCGCGCGAGGATGTCGTTACCGCCTCCGGGCGGGAACGGCACGATCATGCGCACGGGTCGGGTGGGATAGTTTTGAGCGAGAGCGAGGTTGGCGGCCGCGAGCGCGCAGCAGCCGAGGATCAGTTTCGATTTCATGGAAAAGGTTCGTGGATATTGCGTTAACGCGAGGAAGCGCGCGCGGCCGCAGGAAAGGAGGTCTCGGAGGGAAACCATGGGTTTCCCTCCGAGGCGTTTACCGGCAGAACCTGAGTAACGCCGCAGGCGTTACTTAGGTTGTTGCACGGTCCGCAGATAAGGCTTGATGGTCTTGAACCCCTGCGGATACTTCTGCTTCGCCTGCTCGTCGCTGACGGCCGGCGGAATGATGAGGTCCTCGCCGGGCTTCCAGTTCACGGGCGTGGCGAGGTTGTGCGTGGCGGTCGTCTGCAGCGAATCGAGCACGCGCAGCACCTCGTCGAAGTTGCGCCCGCAGCTCATCGGATAGGTGAGCACGAGCTTCACCTTCTTGTCCGGACCGATCACGAACACCGAGCGGATCGTCGCGTTGTCGACCGCGGTGCGGCCTTCGACTTTCGCCGCGGCGTTTGGATGGATCATGTCGTAGAGCTTCGCGACCTTGAGGTCGGCGTCGCCGATGATCGGATAGTTCGGCGCGGTGCCCTGGGTCTCCTCGATGTCCTTCGCCCAGCGGCCGTGGTCGCCGACCGGGTCGATCGAGAGCCCGATGATCCTGGTCTTGCGCTTGTCGAACTCGGGCTTGAGCTTCGCCATGTAGCCGAGCTCGGTCGTGCAGACCGGCGTGAAATCCTTGGGATGCGAGAACAGGATCGCCCAGTTGTCGCCGATCCATTCGTGGAAGCGGACTGTGCCCTGGGTGGTTTCTGCGGTGAAATCGGGGGCGTCGTCGCCGATGTGGAGTGACATGGAGACCTCCTTGGAGTTGAGAGTGCGGATGCGTATCCTAACGCGTTACCACCCGGCGCACACCGGAAGACTTCGAAAATGAGACTGTCCGTACTCGATCAATCCACCGCCTCCAAAGGCCGCAGCCCCGACGAGGCCATCCGCGAGACGCTGGCGCTGGCGCGCCACTGCGACGCGCTCGGCTACCACCGCTACTGGGTCTCCGAGCACCACAACACCACTACGATCGTGGGCACCGCGCCCGAGATCCTGATGGCCGCCATCGGGGCGACGACGCAGCGCATCCGCATCGGCAGCGCCGGCGTCATGCTGCCGCATTACTCGGCGCTCAAGGTCGCCGAGCAGTTCAGGGTGCTCGAAGCGATCGCGCC
This genomic window from Burkholderiales bacterium contains:
- a CDS encoding sulfurtransferase TusA family protein, producing MADTLTELDVKGYNCPIPLLRAKKALATMAPGDLLRIRTTDPGAEIDFRVFADASGNELVSLDEADGVLTLVMRKRA
- a CDS encoding tripartite tricarboxylate transporter substrate binding protein, whose product is MKSKLILGCCALAAANLALAQNYPTRPVRMIVPFPPGGGNDILARAVGNRFTEVIGQQVVVDNRGGAGGLIGAQTAATAAPDGYTLFLGSVGNLAQIPSLRRDLPYHPLRDFAPVSLLATSAFVLAVHPGVAAKNVKELIALAKAKPGELNYASAGPGSSLHMAAELFKYATATDIVHVPYKGANAALTDLMTGRVQMIFSTMPPVLPHVKSGKLRGLAVTTAKRAAAAPDLPTVAESGVANFEVSNWQGVMVPIKTPKPLVQKLNSDFQKTLKLPGMTDTLAAQGLEPAGGTPEAFGALIKREIAKYTEVVKAAKIQVD
- a CDS encoding tripartite tricarboxylate transporter substrate-binding protein codes for the protein MNSRRTFLKLGGAALASTALPAVGATQAWPARPVRVIIPFGAGSTIDILGRVVCEQLSVALGQPFVVDNRGGAGGTIGTAVVAKAEPDGHTILINASAHTVAPAAYAHLPYDPQRDIAAVAMIGVVPNVVVVAPSKGIKTLRQLADAAKKGNMSYASAGVASASHWGAERFRLSAGFTGTHVPFKGGIEALTDVMAGRVDWMSNGVSSAMQFIQQGRLLPLGVATRKRSAALPDVPTTIEAGFPDSDYTFWNAVLAPARTPRWIVDKLYAETTKVLKIQAVQDKLKPLGVEPMPLAPKEFDAMIAQEIKTNIALAKQAGLKLN
- a CDS encoding P-loop NTPase fold protein, which gives rise to MPTAPASEGAVDRRSDHPHAYRPERVALARRVAALIGSYRGREALVVGIEGAWGAGKVEFTGLVLKALDEIGFAVVLPFNPWSVSEQRELMSEFVAALAAALTPGESAVAPHQAQSYGARLRETAARSLRLSAQQPDTVRVAYDRERNSPHEARGPIHDKLANLPGRLVVVMDDVDRIDEQQTRIVMKLVRIAASLPNLVFLLSYDRKRVAACLQEDDRPGDDTLKALVHIAFTLPEPSRQELDHVLFARLRETVSRIHGDSRVPDDDERWRDLVYAALPPLFCTIADIGGYTASLRYAFGLAGEDAIDTIDFIGIEAIRYFAPRVYAVMAANRTLFTSSASGDEASERRARYEDLLRAAPEDVRAAIDGVCRCLFPALTGVAVETGAARVASAASFPGYFRLGVPEPLVSESEVLFLRRRFGSAAAVTGLLREYLDDGRLAPLLLQLVNRSAIVSESDAKALLLGLWALEDDIERGDAGDVHVFALQLARNLVRDSVKAERREAFLAELAEATGARRFPEALVRALEQQPLQGAS
- a CDS encoding peroxiredoxin yields the protein MSLHIGDDAPDFTAETTQGTVRFHEWIGDNWAILFSHPKDFTPVCTTELGYMAKLKPEFDKRKTRIIGLSIDPVGDHGRWAKDIEETQGTAPNYPIIGDADLKVAKLYDMIHPNAAAKVEGRTAVDNATIRSVFVIGPDKKVKLVLTYPMSCGRNFDEVLRVLDSLQTTATHNLATPVNWKPGEDLIIPPAVSDEQAKQKYPQGFKTIKPYLRTVQQPK
- a CDS encoding tripartite tricarboxylate transporter substrate binding protein; its protein translation is MKSVTSKWIPAFAGMTTVAFAGMTTVAFAGMTTVASAGMTTVAFAGMTIGLAASVASAAQQATDYPSRPVRLVVPFVAGGSTDIVARVIGQKLAAEWGRQVVVDNRAGANGVIGMEIVARAAPDGYTLVLGYIANLGTAQALNPKLPYDPIKDYAPISHIVSAPSIGAVHPGVQAKNLQELLAVARAKPGAISFGTAAVGSMGHLTGELLNRMANVKMQHVPYKGGGQAVTDAVSGQIPLIIIGMTAVTPHAKAGRLRPIFTTGLKRSFAFPEVPTIAEQGFPGFSTDAWYGLLAPARTPRAIVDKVNAAVNRALELPDVRQRMADVGFEIVGGSPGDFAKLIREEIPRWNKVVKEAGIRGE
- a CDS encoding tripartite tricarboxylate transporter substrate-binding protein, with the protein product MIHGRLVVTFIACALPACAAHAQSYPAKPLRMIVASSAGSNPDTVARVLAQGMSQVMGQQVLVDDRAGAGGNIGAEIAAKAPPDGYTIFLSHTNHSINAALYRKLNYDLANDFQPLTLVATSAFVATVHPSLPVKTIRELIALARARPGDINFGHAGTGSGTYFSGEYFNRLADVKLAPVGYAGGGPALTSILSGETSVYFTPLATGLSSIRAGRIRPLGVTALKRVPELPDVPPIAETLPGFEVLSWAGLMVPLRTPKDIAAAVHKAALAALARPEVKKRYDDLGFMVAPGQPEEMAAYIRHESEKYAKLIKAAGIPQQ
- a CDS encoding tetratricopeptide repeat protein: MHTRKKLLLALAAAGLCAAAAVPFAESTHVFVPELATMDGAFCRSPGAAGFPLVRLAQAATKKTEISPAAPAAAQAVSSGAAGAEPPLMQGLGTRTIRITSSSALARQYFDQGYRLGWGFNHDEAIRAFKKAQELDPQCAMCYWGEAWALGPNINVPMDAKANAPALAALEKAKQLASGASAAEQALIGALAERYSADPKAERAKLDAAYVAAMRNTVKAFPDDLEVATLYADALMNVAPWDYWEAGGRRAKPATADLVPTLERVLKADPDHTAAIHLYIHAVEASDRPRRAERYADKLAQLAPNAGHLVHMPAHIYFVVGRYRDSLATNLKAVKVDETYLAARKPSGVYPLGYYPHNVHFVMVSAQMGGDGDTAIAAAEKLAALIPSEAARDVLMLQPIKAAPYFAHAQFSEAGTVMRLPRPAIDLPFVETAWRYARGIASAQNGDVKGAARELEELERINAANDYKAFEPLNIPAKEVGKISAHVLRARIAQAGGDLDASIRELEAAIALQDKLPYMEPAYWYYPIRQTLGAVLLLKGDPRAARDAFGGALARTPNNAWALYGLAQAYEKEGLKREARAVEARFQRAWMGNGKKKIVLAAL